From a region of the Tateyamaria omphalii genome:
- the lysA gene encoding diaminopimelate decarboxylase encodes MDHFLYRDGVLHAEDVPVADIAAAVGTPFYVYSTATLLRHFTLFDDALNGMDHLVCYAMKAASNQAILKTLAQAGAGMDVVSVGEYARARAAGVPGDKIVFSGVGKTADEIRMALTGGIRQFNVESEPEMEVLNRVAGEVGAVAPITIRVNPDVDAKTHAKIATGKSENKFGIPIARAREVYAMAGAMENLDVIGIDVHIGSQLTELAPFELAYAKVAELTVQLREDGHNIRRLDLGGGLGIPYARSNEAPPLPTDYGALIKRTVGHLGCEIEIEPGRLISGNAGIMVSEVIYVKSGEGRDFLILDGAMNDLIRPAMYEAYHDIVPIIEPAPGAEQAPYDIVGPVCESGDTFAKQRMMPRLNAGDLVAFRSAGAYGAVMSSEYNTRPLIPEVLVNGDQYAVIRARPTFDEMINRDTIPGWL; translated from the coding sequence ATGGATCATTTTCTCTACCGCGATGGCGTTCTGCACGCCGAGGATGTGCCGGTGGCCGATATTGCCGCCGCCGTCGGTACGCCATTCTACGTTTACTCGACCGCCACGCTGCTGCGCCACTTCACGCTGTTTGATGACGCCCTGAACGGCATGGACCACCTGGTGTGCTACGCCATGAAGGCGGCGAGCAATCAGGCGATCCTCAAGACACTGGCCCAGGCGGGCGCAGGCATGGACGTGGTGTCGGTCGGCGAATACGCGCGGGCGAGGGCGGCGGGCGTGCCGGGCGACAAGATCGTGTTTTCCGGCGTGGGCAAGACGGCGGATGAAATCCGCATGGCGCTGACCGGTGGCATCCGCCAGTTCAACGTGGAATCGGAACCCGAGATGGAGGTGCTGAACCGCGTCGCGGGCGAGGTGGGCGCCGTTGCCCCCATCACCATCCGCGTGAACCCCGATGTCGATGCCAAGACGCACGCCAAGATCGCCACCGGCAAGTCCGAGAACAAGTTCGGCATCCCCATCGCCCGCGCCCGCGAGGTGTATGCGATGGCCGGAGCGATGGAAAACCTCGATGTCATCGGCATCGACGTGCATATCGGCTCGCAATTGACGGAGCTTGCGCCGTTCGAGTTGGCCTATGCAAAAGTGGCCGAACTGACCGTGCAACTGCGCGAGGACGGGCACAACATCCGCCGCCTTGATCTGGGGGGCGGCCTTGGCATTCCCTACGCCCGCTCGAACGAGGCGCCGCCGCTGCCAACGGACTATGGCGCGCTGATCAAGCGCACCGTCGGCCATCTGGGCTGCGAGATCGAGATCGAGCCGGGGCGCCTGATTTCGGGAAATGCCGGGATCATGGTGTCCGAGGTCATCTACGTCAAATCGGGCGAGGGGCGCGATTTTCTGATCCTGGATGGCGCCATGAACGACCTGATCCGGCCCGCGATGTACGAGGCCTATCATGATATCGTGCCCATCATCGAACCTGCGCCCGGCGCGGAACAGGCCCCCTATGACATTGTGGGGCCGGTCTGCGAATCCGGGGACACGTTTGCCAAGCAGCGGATGATGCCGCGGCTGAACGCCGGTGACCTTGTCGCGTTCAGATCGGCGGGCGCATATGGCGCAGTAATGAGCAGTGAGTACAACACGCGACCACTTATTCCCGAAGTTCTGGTGAATGGTGATCAATACGCGGTGATCCGCGCACGCCCGACCTTTGACGAAATGATAAATCGCGATACCATCCCAGGGTGGCTCTGA
- a CDS encoding sugar-transfer associated ATP-grasp domain-containing protein translates to MEQTAPKALLAAPANPIPPAPQMIVDVARAHGVSPFRQMREMWALRRGQSRMRADEYHTSGVYDPALSMDEKKTFVGEMGSFKLNNRLSPLDLTPMRAFIRDKAMYAALLERLGARTTHTQAMVHPNRTCGTIPVLRDPQAVVAFLKTDAEYPLFGKPCEGSKSVGSALITGLEGDMLRLGNGREVDLQGFAHELVEDYPEGFILQSAVQQHPDMTAITGPAVGTLRVVTLRDEHGPKVLYSLWKLPSPSAMSDNFWQAGSMVAQVGDDGVVSRCKRGTGLAAEWIDTHPVSGQPIVGAQIPHWDAVQKLAMDNHMLFPDFGVFGWDIAIDAGGPLVIECNANPFHMLYQLATGEGVLNARHMPQFDAAIACSAAIKSRRIETEKARKKAGDLPR, encoded by the coding sequence ATGGAACAGACAGCCCCCAAAGCCCTTTTGGCTGCCCCGGCCAATCCGATTCCCCCCGCCCCCCAGATGATTGTCGATGTGGCCCGCGCCCATGGCGTCAGCCCGTTCCGCCAGATGCGCGAGATGTGGGCGCTGCGCCGTGGTCAGAGCCGTATGCGTGCGGATGAGTATCACACATCGGGTGTGTATGACCCGGCGCTGTCGATGGATGAGAAGAAGACCTTTGTCGGCGAGATGGGCAGCTTCAAGCTGAACAATCGCCTGTCGCCGCTGGATCTGACGCCGATGCGTGCGTTCATCCGCGACAAGGCGATGTATGCCGCCCTTCTGGAACGTCTGGGCGCGCGGACCACGCACACGCAGGCCATGGTGCATCCCAACCGCACCTGTGGCACCATCCCGGTGCTGCGCGACCCGCAGGCGGTTGTCGCGTTTCTGAAGACTGACGCGGAATATCCGCTGTTCGGCAAGCCCTGCGAAGGGTCGAAAAGCGTGGGTTCGGCCCTGATCACGGGGCTGGAGGGCGACATGCTGCGTCTGGGCAACGGGCGCGAGGTGGACCTTCAAGGCTTCGCGCATGAGCTGGTCGAGGATTATCCCGAAGGATTTATCCTGCAATCGGCGGTGCAGCAGCACCCCGACATGACCGCCATCACCGGCCCGGCGGTCGGCACGTTGCGCGTCGTGACCCTGCGGGACGAGCATGGCCCAAAGGTGCTTTATTCGCTGTGGAAACTGCCCTCGCCCTCGGCCATGTCCGACAATTTCTGGCAGGCGGGGTCGATGGTGGCCCAGGTGGGCGACGATGGCGTTGTCAGCCGCTGCAAGCGCGGCACGGGCCTTGCCGCCGAGTGGATCGACACGCATCCGGTGAGCGGGCAGCCCATTGTCGGCGCGCAGATCCCGCATTGGGATGCCGTGCAGAAGCTGGCGATGGACAACCACATGCTGTTTCCTGACTTCGGCGTGTTCGGTTGGGACATCGCGATTGATGCGGGTGGCCCGCTGGTCATCGAGTGCAACGCCAACCCGTTTCACATGCTGTATCAGCTGGCCACGGGCGAGGGCGTGCTGAATGCGCGTCACATGCCGCAGTTCGACGCGGCCATCGCGTGTTCGGCGGCGATCAAGTCGCGCCGCATCGAAACGGAAAAAGCGCGTAAAAAGGCGGGTGATCTGCCGCGCTAA
- a CDS encoding DUF2834 domain-containing protein, whose protein sequence is MAPVRMIYLALAIWGAIHPMYYFVSWFQANTWDIMAMVDAWHVNAATSGLVWDLTIAALALTVWIISEVAVRRNWSALVAIPATFCIGVSCGLPLYLFLRSRPVQ, encoded by the coding sequence ATGGCCCCGGTGCGCATGATTTATCTGGCCCTGGCCATCTGGGGTGCCATTCACCCGATGTACTATTTCGTCAGCTGGTTTCAGGCGAACACCTGGGACATCATGGCGATGGTGGATGCGTGGCATGTGAATGCCGCCACCAGCGGGCTGGTCTGGGACCTGACGATTGCTGCGCTTGCGTTGACCGTCTGGATCATCTCTGAGGTTGCCGTGCGGCGGAACTGGTCTGCCCTTGTCGCCATCCCCGCCACGTTTTGCATCGGTGTCAGTTGCGGCCTGCCGCTGTACCTGTTCCTGCGGTCGCGCCCGGTTCAATAA
- a CDS encoding ABC transporter substrate-binding protein codes for MYRFALSAALAAVPLAGMAEELTPVTFGTNWLAQAEHGGFYQSVADGTYAACGLDVTIVSGGPQVNNRALLLADRIQYHMGGDMLQAFNAVAEDIPVVAVAAIFQKHPQVIVAHPDVESWEDLKDKTLLIGDNGFTSYYQWMIAEHGFTTEQRQPYTFNPAPFIADTELAMQGYLSSEPYLVEKEAGFKPNVFLIADNGYSSYATTIEVMQSTIDESPEQVECFVDASLTGWYNYLYGDSAAADAMILEANADMSQDKIDFAKNMMRDEGIVDSGKTLDLGIGAMSDEVIGDFYQKMVDAGVISGDLDWKAAYTLDFTNKKVGMDIKP; via the coding sequence ATGTATAGATTTGCGCTGAGCGCGGCATTGGCCGCCGTGCCTTTGGCCGGGATGGCCGAGGAATTGACGCCGGTCACGTTCGGGACAAACTGGTTGGCCCAGGCGGAACATGGCGGTTTTTACCAATCCGTGGCTGACGGCACCTATGCCGCCTGCGGGCTGGACGTCACGATCGTTTCAGGCGGGCCGCAGGTGAACAACCGCGCCCTCCTGCTGGCGGACCGCATTCAGTACCATATGGGCGGTGACATGTTGCAGGCGTTCAACGCCGTGGCCGAGGACATCCCCGTTGTCGCGGTCGCCGCCATTTTTCAGAAACACCCGCAGGTCATCGTGGCCCACCCGGACGTCGAAAGCTGGGAGGACCTGAAGGACAAGACGCTGCTGATCGGCGACAATGGCTTTACCAGCTATTATCAGTGGATGATTGCCGAACATGGGTTCACCACCGAACAGCGCCAGCCCTACACCTTCAACCCGGCCCCCTTTATCGCCGACACCGAGCTGGCCATGCAGGGCTATCTGTCGTCCGAGCCTTACCTGGTCGAGAAGGAGGCCGGTTTCAAACCCAATGTGTTCCTGATCGCGGACAACGGCTATTCGTCCTATGCCACCACCATTGAGGTGATGCAGAGCACCATTGATGAAAGCCCCGAACAGGTGGAATGCTTTGTCGATGCGTCCCTGACAGGTTGGTACAATTACCTCTATGGCGACAGCGCCGCCGCCGACGCGATGATCCTGGAAGCGAACGCTGACATGAGCCAGGACAAGATCGACTTTGCCAAGAACATGATGCGCGACGAGGGTATCGTGGACAGTGGCAAGACGCTTGATCTGGGGATCGGCGCCATGTCGGACGAGGTGATCGGTGACTTCTATCAGAAGATGGTCGACGCCGGCGTGATCTCTGGCGATCTGGACTGGAAGGCGGCCTATACGCTGGACTTTACAAACAAGAAGGTTGGGATGGACATCAAACCCTGA
- a CDS encoding ABC transporter ATP-binding protein, producing the protein MAQIAPFAERDDLMRVNAVDKVFPGNVQALRAMSLTVREGDFISLLGPSGCGKSTALRLIAGLSEPTTGRIEWATPRAQGDLGVVFQEPTLMPWATVAQNVYLPFRLEGKSYAAVKDEILEALKLVGLEKFQNAYPRELSGGMKMRVSIARAMVTQPKLILMDEPFAALDEITRFKLNNDLLEMQARIGCTVIFVTHSVFESVFLSDRIVVMAARPGRVIDELHVDEPYPRGEMFRTSSEYVAHCRAASQALEQAMEAAA; encoded by the coding sequence ATGGCGCAAATCGCTCCTTTTGCCGAGCGTGACGATTTGATGCGTGTCAACGCAGTGGACAAGGTGTTTCCGGGCAATGTGCAGGCGTTGCGCGCGATGTCATTGACCGTGCGCGAGGGCGACTTCATCTCGCTTCTGGGGCCGTCCGGCTGTGGCAAGTCGACGGCCCTGCGTTTGATCGCGGGACTGTCCGAACCGACCACAGGCCGCATCGAATGGGCCACGCCCCGCGCCCAAGGCGACCTGGGCGTGGTGTTTCAGGAACCGACGCTGATGCCCTGGGCCACGGTGGCGCAAAACGTGTACCTGCCCTTTCGGCTTGAGGGGAAAAGCTATGCTGCGGTCAAGGACGAGATCCTCGAGGCGCTGAAGCTGGTGGGGCTGGAGAAATTTCAGAACGCCTATCCCCGTGAATTGTCGGGCGGCATGAAGATGCGCGTGTCGATTGCCCGCGCGATGGTCACGCAGCCCAAGTTGATCCTGATGGACGAACCCTTTGCCGCGCTGGATGAGATCACGCGGTTCAAGTTGAACAATGATCTGCTTGAGATGCAGGCGCGCATCGGCTGCACTGTGATTTTTGTGACGCACTCCGTTTTTGAAAGCGTGTTCCTGTCCGACCGCATCGTGGTGATGGCCGCGCGTCCCGGACGTGTGATCGACGAGTTGCACGTGGACGAACCCTATCCACGCGGAGAGATGTTTCGTACGTCGTCAGAATATGTGGCGCATTGTCGGGCAGCATCCCAAGCGCTGGAACAGGCCATGGAGGCCGCGGCATGA
- the argH gene encoding argininosuccinate lyase produces MSDKTANQMWGGRFAAGPDAIMEAINASIGFDQRMASQDIAGSRAHAAMLGATGILSDKDVEAIREGLLTVLSEIEAGTFQFSTALEDIHMNVEARLKEMIGEPAGRLHTGRSRNDQVATDFKLWVRDQFDAAEGALLSLIAALLDQAEAGADWVMPGFTHLQTAQPVTWGHHMMAYVEMFGRDLSRVRDGRARMNESPLGAAALAGTSFPIDRQMTAEALGFDRPAANSLDAVSDRDFALEFLGTASICAMHLSRFAEELVIWSSAQFRFVTLSDRFSTGSSIMPQKKNPDAAELIRAKVGRIFGANTALMMVMKGLPLAYSKDMQEDKEQVFDAADNWMLALAAMDGMVRDMTANRESLAAAAGSGFSTATDLADWLVRVLGLPFRDAHHITGSLVALAESEGCDLPDLTLAQMKTAHEGITEDVFTVLSVENSVASRTSYGGTAPVQVRAQVARWREVIA; encoded by the coding sequence ATGTCCGACAAGACCGCAAATCAGATGTGGGGGGGCCGGTTTGCAGCGGGTCCCGATGCGATCATGGAGGCAATTAATGCCTCGATCGGGTTTGACCAGCGCATGGCGTCCCAGGACATAGCAGGCTCGCGGGCCCATGCCGCCATGTTGGGCGCCACCGGCATCCTGAGTGATAAGGATGTGGAGGCGATCCGGGAAGGGCTGCTCACGGTCTTGTCAGAAATCGAAGCAGGGACGTTTCAGTTTTCGACAGCTTTGGAAGACATCCATATGAATGTGGAAGCGCGGCTGAAAGAGATGATCGGGGAGCCTGCGGGGCGGTTGCATACGGGGCGCAGCCGGAACGATCAGGTGGCGACCGATTTCAAGCTGTGGGTGCGCGACCAGTTCGATGCCGCCGAAGGGGCGCTGTTGTCGCTGATCGCGGCGTTGCTGGATCAGGCGGAGGCGGGGGCCGATTGGGTCATGCCCGGCTTTACCCATTTGCAGACGGCCCAGCCGGTGACCTGGGGCCATCACATGATGGCCTATGTCGAGATGTTCGGGCGTGACCTGTCCCGTGTGCGCGATGGGCGGGCGCGGATGAATGAGAGCCCGCTGGGGGCTGCGGCCTTGGCCGGCACGTCATTCCCGATTGATCGGCAGATGACGGCGGAGGCGCTGGGCTTTGACCGGCCTGCGGCCAATTCGCTGGATGCGGTGAGTGACCGGGATTTTGCGCTGGAGTTTCTGGGCACGGCCAGCATTTGCGCGATGCACCTGTCGCGCTTTGCCGAAGAATTGGTGATCTGGTCGTCGGCCCAGTTCCGCTTTGTCACGTTGTCGGACCGGTTTTCCACCGGGTCGTCTATCATGCCGCAGAAGAAGAACCCCGATGCCGCGGAGCTGATCCGGGCCAAGGTGGGTCGCATCTTTGGCGCGAACACGGCGCTGATGATGGTGATGAAGGGGCTGCCGCTGGCCTATTCCAAGGACATGCAGGAGGACAAGGAACAGGTGTTCGACGCCGCCGACAACTGGATGCTGGCGCTGGCGGCGATGGATGGGATGGTGCGCGACATGACCGCCAATCGCGAGAGCCTGGCCGCCGCCGCCGGGTCCGGGTTTTCCACGGCGACGGATCTGGCCGACTGGCTGGTGCGGGTGCTGGGCCTGCCGTTTCGGGATGCGCATCACATCACCGGCAGCCTTGTCGCGCTGGCGGAATCCGAGGGCTGCGACCTGCCCGATCTGACGCTGGCGCAGATGAAAACGGCGCATGAGGGCATCACTGAAGACGTGTTCACCGTTTTGAGCGTGGAAAATTCCGTCGCATCGCGTACAAGTTACGGAGGCACTGCGCCCGTTCAGGTGCGCGCGCAGGTCGCCCGGTGGAGAGAGGTGATCGCATGA
- a CDS encoding DUF1272 domain-containing protein — MLALKPNCECCDKDLPPAATDARICSFECTFCAQCAETRFDQTCPNCGGAFVPRPVRPAAKLIRFPASTQRVTKAHAACAHMSD, encoded by the coding sequence ATGCTGGCCCTGAAACCCAATTGCGAATGCTGCGACAAGGATTTGCCACCCGCAGCCACAGATGCCCGGATTTGCAGTTTCGAATGCACGTTCTGCGCCCAGTGTGCGGAAACACGGTTCGACCAAACCTGCCCCAATTGCGGTGGCGCCTTCGTACCCCGCCCGGTTCGTCCGGCCGCCAAGCTGATCAGGTTTCCCGCCTCAACCCAACGCGTGACCAAGGCCCATGCCGCTTGCGCGCACATGTCCGACTGA
- a CDS encoding sterol desaturase family protein, translating to MMADLTYPDVVNFAVPFFIAAIAIELAWIVIKGRGGRYETRDAVTSLIMGAGNVASGILLGFIAWGFFMWLWAITPLDLGTSLWVVLLCFVLDDFRYYWVHRFGHRIRWVWASHVNHHSSQHYNLTTALRQTWTGTFTFMMVVRAPLILLGFHPAMVLFVGGLNLIYQFWIHTEAIGKLPRWIEAVMNTPSHHRVHHGRNARYLDANYAGVFIIWDRMFGTFVPELDSEKPDYGLVQNIGTFNPIRVAFHEWVGIWKDVTQRGLSLKDRLRYAVAPPGWSHDGSRDTSEQIKAKHLVRTPQDKGTAGFT from the coding sequence ATGATGGCAGACCTCACCTACCCCGACGTCGTTAACTTCGCCGTGCCCTTCTTCATCGCGGCCATCGCCATCGAACTGGCCTGGATCGTGATCAAGGGCCGCGGCGGACGGTACGAAACGCGCGATGCCGTGACCTCGCTGATCATGGGGGCAGGCAACGTCGCCTCGGGCATCCTGCTCGGTTTCATCGCCTGGGGGTTCTTCATGTGGCTCTGGGCCATCACTCCGCTTGATCTGGGCACCAGTCTCTGGGTCGTTCTGCTGTGCTTCGTGCTCGACGACTTCCGCTATTACTGGGTCCACCGCTTCGGACACCGCATCCGCTGGGTCTGGGCCAGCCATGTCAACCACCACTCCTCGCAACACTACAATCTGACGACAGCGCTCAGGCAAACCTGGACGGGCACGTTCACCTTCATGATGGTGGTGCGCGCGCCCCTGATCCTTCTGGGCTTTCACCCGGCGATGGTCCTGTTCGTGGGCGGGCTGAACCTGATCTACCAGTTCTGGATCCACACCGAAGCCATCGGCAAACTGCCGCGCTGGATCGAGGCGGTGATGAACACGCCCAGCCACCACCGGGTCCACCACGGCCGCAACGCCCGCTACCTCGACGCAAACTACGCCGGTGTCTTCATCATCTGGGACAGGATGTTCGGCACCTTCGTGCCCGAACTGGACAGCGAGAAGCCGGATTACGGACTGGTCCAGAACATCGGCACCTTCAATCCGATCCGGGTGGCCTTCCACGAATGGGTCGGCATCTGGAAAGACGTCACACAACGGGGCCTGAGCCTCAAGGACCGTCTGCGCTACGCCGTCGCCCCGCCGGGTTGGAGCCACGACGGATCACGCGACACCTCTGAACAGATCAAGGCCAAGCACCTGGTACGCACACCCCAGGACAAGGGAACCGCAGGGTTCACCTGA
- a CDS encoding protein tyrosine phosphatase family protein — MNDLPDILNWRRINARLTTSGQPTERQLADIRALGVTHIVNLGLHHVEGALPDEAGTVAGLGMTYIHIPVDFEAPTDEDFAVFDQAIKGHPNAVMHVHCIYNARVSAFFYRHAQSGTELSPEDALANMDSIWRPGEDWADFIGEPAAKGQPNRYAGEDYA; from the coding sequence ATGAACGACCTGCCTGATATCCTGAACTGGCGTCGTATCAACGCGCGCCTGACCACCTCTGGCCAGCCGACCGAGCGTCAGCTTGCCGACATCCGCGCCCTGGGCGTCACACATATCGTGAACCTGGGCCTGCATCACGTCGAGGGCGCCTTGCCGGACGAAGCCGGAACCGTGGCCGGGTTGGGCATGACGTATATCCATATTCCCGTGGATTTCGAGGCGCCAACGGATGAGGATTTCGCCGTATTTGATCAGGCGATCAAGGGGCATCCGAACGCGGTGATGCACGTGCACTGCATCTACAACGCACGCGTGAGCGCCTTTTTCTATCGCCATGCGCAGTCGGGCACGGAACTGTCCCCCGAAGACGCCTTGGCCAACATGGACAGCATCTGGCGGCCCGGCGAAGACTGGGCCGATTTCATCGGTGAACCCGCCGCAAAAGGTCAGCCAAACCGATATGCGGGCGAGGATTACGCGTAA
- a CDS encoding GlxA family transcriptional regulator, translating into MTAKTAKSSCTSVARRLVVFVVYDNIVLLDLVGPLQVFSHAPDPATDAPGYECVVASVNGALTTTNTVLSIPSVAAETLADQDIHTLIVVGGDGAIPGMRDAKLVGLVKTLARRAERVASVCSGALVLAATGWLNGRRAVTHWDDCAMLAAEFPEVRVELDPIFIKDGPVWTSAGITAGIDMALAIVAEDLGRAAAFTVARSMVAQMVRSGGQSQFSPALSRQLRDQAGQFEALHAWIAHNLCEDLTVELLAARAGMSPRNFARVYARTMGMTPAKAVAAMRLERAQGLLETTAQGVKQIAASCGFRDEDRMRRAFVGLLGVSPSEYRANFNVS; encoded by the coding sequence ATGACAGCAAAAACTGCCAAATCCTCTTGCACCTCCGTGGCCAGGCGATTGGTCGTGTTCGTTGTCTATGACAACATCGTGCTGCTGGATCTTGTGGGGCCGCTGCAGGTCTTTTCCCACGCACCGGACCCGGCCACGGATGCGCCGGGATATGAATGCGTTGTCGCGTCGGTGAATGGCGCGTTGACTACGACCAACACGGTCCTGTCGATCCCCAGTGTCGCGGCCGAAACGCTGGCGGACCAAGACATTCACACTTTGATCGTGGTTGGCGGCGATGGCGCCATTCCAGGCATGCGGGACGCGAAACTTGTCGGCCTGGTCAAGACGCTTGCGCGTCGAGCAGAGCGCGTCGCATCCGTGTGCTCCGGCGCACTGGTGCTTGCCGCAACCGGGTGGCTGAACGGTCGCCGGGCTGTCACGCATTGGGATGACTGCGCCATGCTCGCCGCTGAATTTCCCGAAGTGCGGGTCGAGCTGGATCCGATTTTCATCAAGGACGGCCCGGTCTGGACCTCCGCCGGGATCACGGCGGGCATCGACATGGCGCTCGCCATCGTGGCCGAGGATCTTGGGCGCGCCGCCGCCTTTACCGTCGCGCGCTCCATGGTGGCGCAAATGGTCCGCTCTGGTGGCCAGTCACAGTTCAGCCCCGCCCTCAGCCGCCAATTGCGGGACCAGGCGGGCCAGTTCGAGGCGCTGCACGCCTGGATCGCACATAACCTGTGCGAAGACCTGACGGTCGAATTGCTTGCCGCGCGCGCGGGGATGAGCCCACGCAACTTCGCGCGTGTATATGCCAGGACGATGGGCATGACACCGGCCAAGGCCGTTGCCGCCATGCGTTTGGAACGCGCGCAGGGGCTGCTTGAAACCACCGCGCAAGGGGTCAAGCAAATCGCTGCATCATGCGGTTTTCGGGACGAAGACAGGATGCGTCGCGCATTTGTCGGGCTGCTTGGCGTATCGCCGTCCGAGTACCGCGCGAATTTCAACGTGTCGTGA
- a CDS encoding TlpA disulfide reductase family protein: protein MKKLVTAALYMALSVGAIPALADTSAAEALREGDMKKLIFHGTPEAVSGQSFDLADGAGQGSLADYEGKHILVNFWATWCAPCRHEMPMLSELQTEFGGDEFEVVTIATGRNNPAAIVKFLDEIGATNLPRHQDPKQKLAAQMGVFGLPITVIIDPEGREIARLRGDADWSSDSAKAIIASLIGAESS, encoded by the coding sequence ATGAAAAAGCTTGTTACCGCAGCCCTCTACATGGCCCTGAGCGTGGGCGCAATTCCTGCACTCGCCGACACCTCGGCGGCAGAGGCCCTGCGCGAGGGAGACATGAAAAAGCTGATCTTCCACGGCACGCCCGAGGCGGTGTCCGGTCAGTCCTTCGATCTGGCCGACGGCGCGGGCCAGGGCTCGCTCGCGGACTACGAAGGCAAGCACATCCTTGTGAACTTCTGGGCGACCTGGTGCGCGCCCTGTCGGCACGAGATGCCGATGCTGTCCGAATTGCAGACCGAGTTCGGCGGCGACGAGTTTGAGGTGGTGACCATCGCCACGGGCCGCAACAACCCCGCGGCCATCGTCAAGTTCCTCGACGAGATCGGCGCCACCAACCTGCCCCGCCACCAGGATCCCAAGCAGAAGCTGGCGGCACAGATGGGGGTCTTCGGCCTGCCCATCACGGTGATCATCGACCCCGAGGGGCGCGAGATCGCGCGCCTGCGCGGTGATGCCGACTGGTCCTCCGACAGCGCCAAGGCCATCATCGCGTCCCTGATCGGTGCCGAAAGCAGCTAG
- a CDS encoding Hint domain-containing protein, translating into MKTGFRGTFVISWSQTEVDGLEAAPLASLAVGAAWAWRGDPVQVDGPQDVLRLDRANGEEDIRRRAARMVHRLVGAALDNTPLAPDMAEQDTVMPDNSFVVTDGAKSYTVTVIDAGRDAQPLLMFVDTIPPRKTDLWVVHHRIAPAKPEPSSDLPSRVICFTPGTRIDTPDGPRLIEDLREGDKVQTLDNGAQEILWVGSRHMTGARLFAMPHLRPIRIATGALGIERPDQELLVSPDHRMLLKGDAARDLFNAPEVLVAAKDLVNGSTITVDIKARSATYVHLLLPRHEVLRANGVETESFHPANAALSMLKEDDRARLIGAMPDLAEDPHSYGSHARRNLSASEAAILNHAA; encoded by the coding sequence ATGAAAACGGGCTTTCGTGGCACGTTTGTCATCTCCTGGTCGCAAACAGAAGTGGACGGCCTCGAGGCCGCGCCGTTGGCATCGTTGGCTGTTGGGGCAGCCTGGGCCTGGCGTGGAGACCCCGTGCAGGTCGATGGTCCGCAAGACGTGTTGCGCCTGGACAGGGCAAACGGGGAAGAAGACATCCGCAGGCGCGCTGCGCGCATGGTGCATCGGCTGGTGGGTGCAGCACTCGACAACACACCGCTCGCGCCTGACATGGCAGAGCAGGACACGGTGATGCCGGACAACAGTTTCGTTGTGACCGATGGTGCCAAGAGCTACACGGTCACCGTGATTGATGCTGGCCGTGACGCCCAGCCGCTCTTGATGTTTGTGGACACCATCCCTCCGCGCAAAACGGATCTTTGGGTGGTGCATCACAGGATTGCTCCTGCCAAGCCCGAGCCGTCCTCGGATCTGCCGAGCCGCGTGATCTGTTTCACCCCGGGCACACGGATCGACACGCCGGATGGCCCCCGTTTGATCGAAGACCTGCGTGAAGGCGACAAGGTGCAGACCCTGGACAATGGCGCGCAAGAGATCCTGTGGGTCGGCAGCCGTCATATGACGGGCGCGCGGCTCTTTGCTATGCCCCACTTGCGACCGATCCGCATCGCGACCGGTGCGCTGGGCATCGAACGGCCCGATCAGGAACTGTTGGTGTCGCCCGACCACCGGATGCTGTTGAAGGGCGATGCGGCCCGGGATCTGTTCAACGCGCCCGAGGTTCTGGTGGCGGCCAAGGATCTGGTGAACGGCTCGACCATCACTGTGGACATCAAGGCACGCTCCGCCACCTATGTGCATCTTCTGTTGCCACGCCACGAAGTGCTGCGCGCCAACGGTGTGGAGACGGAGAGCTTTCATCCCGCAAATGCCGCGCTGTCGATGCTGAAGGAAGACGACCGCGCGCGTTTGATCGGGGCGATGCCGGATCTCGCGGAGGATCCGCACAGCTACGGCAGCCATGCCCGTCGGAACCTGAGCGCGAGCGAGGCCGCGATCCTGAACCACGCGGCGTGA